The genomic segment ACATCCTAAATGCTAAACTGGTAGTAATGATGGAAAGCCtcaaaggggaaaaaaaattaaggacaacataaaaaatcataaacataTAACTGGACACGCATCCGACACCATCATTTCCATAACGTTTTAAGAACCGCTATCGCCTCATGCAGCTGCCTGGATCGGCCCATTAGATCTAAACCCACGGCCCCTTCCACGATATCCCCTGCCACGGCCACGGCCTTCAAGAAGCAAACAGACAGAGACAAGACCATTAGAAAATGGTATTCTTCCCTACTCATCtgtacaagaaaataaaaaaaactctctCCGCCTTTCTTCTGAAGGCAATTCACATGACAGATGATAGAAAACTTCCTCACATAGCATGTAGCATGTCACATGTCACACCAAGGTTATGGTTGCACTCTCctaattaacttttatttatGCTGCACCATGATATATGTACTCTAAGtgcattttgttttgttcATGTTCAGAATGGTTCAAATTGCAACATGTTGAGAAAAAATAAGGCCAACATTCTTGGTGATTGTGGACAGATACCTACAACAAACTATGAGGTAAACTATCATGCGTActaaatatttctttaaaacaaaaatgagatAAGGGAGAAAACCCACCACGGCCACCTTGAGGAGGGGCTTCATAATTGTAGCCTACATCTTGCTGCCTATCAACCTGAGGTCCGTTGTATCCTCCACGCCCACGGCCTCGGAAACCACGTCCTCTTCCTCGACCTCTACCCCTAGCATAGCCACGATTGCGGTCCCAGCCTCCATCCTCATACTCCACAGAGACAAAACCATTCCCTGAAGAAAAATGCAACTAAATATTGCTTAAAATGCAACTCAATAAGCTTCTATGACATTCAATCATTCAGTGCCGTGGTAACTAATGCCCCtagcaaaacaaaaacaacctCTAACAGGGTGCATCTCAATATTCAAATTAACATACCTCTACTCCTTGGCCTTCCTCTACCACCACGGCCTCTACCACGGCCATTAGGTGAGCCCTCTGCCAAACAAAAGAATTCTATAAAACGAAATATGGGCATCACAGAAAAACAGTGCAAATAACAAAATGTGTCCTTACCTCCTTCATGATCAATTTCTGCGGATGGCTTCACCTGATCAGCTGGTAATGGAGGCTGATACCTGGATACGTAAGCAATTAATGAGTCACAAACATCTCTGGAAATTCATGTCAACTAGAACAAGAAGCCCCACAACATCAAGCCACCACCATCATAGATGCTAAAACCTTCCATAAGCCAAAAATTTCTAGCTTCCAACATttgcaaaaatttaattaaacaagaaATGAAGATAAAACCAACTTGTTTCATATGAACAAAAAAAGCTCAGTTGACCTCatttaataattcaaaattcacTAAAATTGAAGGAACCATGCAAAGTAAAGTACAATGGTACACAACATAATTCATCAGTGCACACTTCAAGTGTAAGAACTTACCCAACAGAGGAAGtattcaattctttttttgaaagggTTATAGTGATCATTGACACATGCCTTGTGGTCTCCAATCTGttataattaaacaaatgttACTAAAATTCTCTAGATAAACACAGGTTAAAGGTCAGAAAAACAACAACTGTTTATCATGATAAGGTCAAATAGCTCTTACGGAAGAAGTCCTTCCTCCAAAGGCTCCCATATATCTGTTATGTCCGTGGACCCAATCGACGTAATCTGATGTAGACCAACAATTCTCCTCTGCATTCATTTGAAGCACATGGAACACAAATTCAGCCTCCCTAAACACGAACCAAAAGATAAAATCCATTCACGAAGGCAAGTGCATACAGGTAAAAGAATACCTTAATTAACTCCACTATAGTAACAGTCTTGTTGATGGCTCTTCCCATTGCCTTAAACACTATTTCATTCGAGCCCTTTTCCTAAgaagaaaaacattaaatgaaaaaaaaaaaagagttacaCGACAATGCTTAACTATTCAAATTAAGGGCAATCACAAACACTTAAGAAATAACCTTTCTGGTAAATAtttctcaaaataatcaaacaCCCAACTCAAATAAAGGTCTAAATATGCAGAAATTgaacaaacaaaaaggaaaagaaaagaaacctGGAGCAGAGTCATGGCATAAGTGATATAACTACGCATCCTGCCTTGACTGGTAATCCGAATCTCATTCTCGTCAATGGGTGTCTC from the Theobroma cacao cultivar B97-61/B2 chromosome 8, Criollo_cocoa_genome_V2, whole genome shotgun sequence genome contains:
- the LOC18591606 gene encoding uncharacterized protein LOC18591606 isoform X1, producing the protein MDRYQRVEKPKAETPIDENEIRITSQGRMRSYITYAMTLLQEKGSNEIVFKAMGRAINKTVTIVELIKRRIVGLHQITSIGSTDITDIWEPLEEGLLPLETTRHVSMITITLSKKELNTSSVGYQPPLPADQVKPSAEIDHEGGKDTFCYLHCFSVMPIFRFIEFFCLAEGSPNGRGRGRGGRGRPRSRGNGFVSVEYEDGGWDRNRGYARGRGRGRGRGFRGRGRGGYNGPQVDRQQDVGYNYEAPPQGGRGRGRGRGYRGRGRGFRSNGPIQAAA
- the LOC18591606 gene encoding ribonuclease P protein subunit p25-like protein isoform X2, with amino-acid sequence MDRYQRVEKPKAETPIDENEIRITSQGRMRSYITYAMTLLQEKGSNEIVFKAMGRAINKTVTIVELIKRRIVGLHQITSIGSTDITDIWEPLEEGLLPLETTRHVSMITITLSKKELNTSSVGYQPPLPADQVKPSAEIDHEGEGSPNGRGRGRGGRGRPRSRGNGFVSVEYEDGGWDRNRGYARGRGRGRGRGFRGRGRGGYNGPQVDRQQDVGYNYEAPPQGGRGRGRGRGYRGRGRGFRSNGPIQAAA